The Caproicibacterium lactatifermentans genome contains a region encoding:
- a CDS encoding N-acetyltransferase — MELVKITHENLEMEHICCAIANNKDSQVMSKKSWLKERLDEGLVFLKCDVRGKCFIEYIPAEYAWVPIEADGYMYIDCLWVSGQFKGHGYSNVLLDECIKDSKEKSKKGLVILSSKKKMGFLSDPKYMKYKGFETVDNANSYFELMYLPFSNDAEKPQFKQHLKETKHNDLQNGFTLYYTSQCPFTAKYVPLLEEIAKKRSVDFQAVHILTREQAQNAPAPFTTFSLFYNGEFVTHEILSEKKFEKILASKGL; from the coding sequence GTGGAACTTGTAAAGATAACACATGAGAATCTTGAAATGGAACACATTTGTTGTGCTATTGCAAATAATAAAGATAGTCAAGTAATGTCAAAAAAATCTTGGTTGAAAGAAAGGTTGGACGAGGGACTTGTTTTTTTAAAGTGTGATGTTAGAGGAAAATGCTTTATTGAGTATATCCCTGCTGAATATGCTTGGGTACCGATTGAAGCGGACGGTTATATGTATATTGACTGTCTGTGGGTATCGGGGCAATTCAAAGGACACGGGTATTCTAATGTTCTCTTGGATGAATGTATAAAAGACAGCAAGGAAAAAAGTAAAAAAGGACTTGTTATATTATCTTCAAAAAAGAAAATGGGATTTCTTTCAGACCCTAAATATATGAAATACAAAGGTTTTGAAACCGTGGATAACGCAAATTCATATTTTGAGCTGATGTATCTACCATTCAGCAATGACGCTGAAAAGCCACAGTTCAAACAACATTTAAAAGAAACAAAACATAATGATTTACAGAATGGCTTCACGTTATACTATACAAGCCAATGCCCTTTTACAGCTAAGTATGTTCCGCTTCTTGAAGAAATAGCGAAAAAGAGAAGTGTAGATTTTCAAGCGGTTCATATTCTTACAAGAGAGCAGGCACAAAATGCTCCTGCTCCATTTACGACATTCTCTTTGTTTT